A stretch of DNA from Sphingomonas ginkgonis:
GTCTACATATATTGTTCTAAGCACATGAGGCGGGTCGCCGACCTGCCCGGTGCTGGAGTTCAAGTCATGAGCGTCACTGTCCTCGCTTGGCTGCTGAGTATCGCGCCGGTTCCGCCGGCCGCGCCCCCCACCGCGCCGACATCCGCCGCTTCCCGGCCGATCTCTGCCGCCGGCAGCCACGCTGTTGATGGCGCGGTGCCGGCTCGCTCAGCGGCCGCGCGGCAGCGGGCGAAGGTCAATGAGCCCGCATCGAGCGGCGCTGGCCAGGCCGTGCCCGGGGCGATTGCCACCGAGGTTCGCATTTCATCCGAGCCGGGTGTCGTCCTGGCGGGAACGCTGTACCTGCCGGGAGGGCACGGCAAGGGTCCCTATCCGCTGGCCGTACTGATCAAGGGGCAGGGACGCTATGGGCGCGGCGGCTACTCCGAGATCATCAAACGATTGACCGCCGACGGCATAGCTGCCCTGGAATATGACAAGCGCGGGGTCGGTCAGTCGACGGGCACTTATGAGGAGGATCCCGAGCGGCTGACCGCGGACGCCGCCGCTGCCGTCGCGGCCATGCGCCGTCGCCCGGAGATCGTCGGCAGCCGCATTGCGTTGGTCGGCCACAGCGGGGGCGGAGTGATCGCGCCCGCGGCCGCGGCTGCCGATCCCCACATCGTGGCCGTGGTGACGCTGGCGGGCAATGTCGGCGACGGGCTGCCTTACGTCCGCAAGGGGATTTACAGGCAGATGATGAAGATGATCGTCGGCGGCAGCGACACCTTGGTCGGCCCGGCGGCGGATGCGGCCGTGACGTTGCTTCAGGCTCGCGTTGACAGCAGAGATGCGGAAACGATCGCCCGCCTTCGTGCGAACGCTGTCGCCCGGTTCGAGGCAGCGGGTTTCCCGCGCCCGCAGGCGGAACAAGCGCTCGCGATGATCGACGTTCCGGAGGCCTGGAACGCGAACAAGTTCCACTCGGCCTCCGATCTCAAGACCCTGCACATACCCGTTCTGGCGGTCTACGGGACCATGGATCCGATGGCGCTGGATGACGCACCGGCGGCACGGGCTGCTTTGGCGAGCAATCGCCGCGCTCGGATCGTGATGCTCGATGGTCTCGGCCACTCGTTTCAGGAAGGCGAGGTCACAGGCACACCAGACGGGGCGTCGAACCTGGGCCCGTATCTCGGATCGCCTCGCCTCCTGACACTCGTTGGCGACTGGCTCCGAGATACGCTGTCTGAAGGTGGCAAAGAGATGGGACAAGTGCGCTGACGCGCGTTCGGCTAGCCCCAAAAGACTAGCCGACTGCCGCTTGCAGACGCCGGTTCTAACCT
This window harbors:
- a CDS encoding alpha/beta fold hydrolase, with product MRRVADLPGAGVQVMSVTVLAWLLSIAPVPPAAPPTAPTSAASRPISAAGSHAVDGAVPARSAAARQRAKVNEPASSGAGQAVPGAIATEVRISSEPGVVLAGTLYLPGGHGKGPYPLAVLIKGQGRYGRGGYSEIIKRLTADGIAALEYDKRGVGQSTGTYEEDPERLTADAAAAVAAMRRRPEIVGSRIALVGHSGGGVIAPAAAAADPHIVAVVTLAGNVGDGLPYVRKGIYRQMMKMIVGGSDTLVGPAADAAVTLLQARVDSRDAETIARLRANAVARFEAAGFPRPQAEQALAMIDVPEAWNANKFHSASDLKTLHIPVLAVYGTMDPMALDDAPAARAALASNRRARIVMLDGLGHSFQEGEVTGTPDGASNLGPYLGSPRLLTLVGDWLRDTLSEGGKEMGQVR